From Trueperaceae bacterium:
CCCTCGCCGCCCGCATCTGGCTGCCCGAAGGGGCGGAGGACGCCCCCGTCCCCGCGATCCTCGAGTACCTGCCCTACCGCCGCCGCGACCGTACCCGCGTCCGCGACGACGCCCACCACCCCTACATGGCGGGGCACGGCTACGCCGCGATCCGCGTCGACATGCGCGGGACCGGCGACGCCGAAGGCATCCTCCACGACGAGTACCTGCTGCAGGAACAGCTCGACGGCATCGAGGTCATCGAGTGGATCGCCCGGCAACCGTGGTGCGACGGCGGCGTCGGCATGATCGGCATCTCGTGGGGCGGCTTCAACGGCCTGCAGATCGCCGCGCACGCCCCCGAGGCGCTCAAGGCGGTCATCACGATGTGCTCGACCGACGACCGCTACGCCGACGACATCCACTACATGGGCGGCACCATGCTCACCGACAACTGGATGTGGGCCAACTCCATGTACGGCCGGAACTTCATGCCGCCCGACCCCGCCACGTTCGGGGAGGGCTGGCGCGAGACCTGGCTGAAGCGCCTCGACGAGGGCCGCTTCTGGCTCGAGCCGTGGCTCGAGCACCAGCGCCGCGACGCCTTCTGGGAGCACGGCTCCGTGTGCGAGAACCCCGCCGCGATCCGCTGCCCCGTGTTCGCGGTCGGCGGGTGGGCGGACGGCTACTCGAACGCCATCCCCCGCCTCCTCGAGACCCTCGACGTGCCCCGCCTCGGGCTGATCGGCCCCTGGGCGCACATCTACCCCGACCAGGGCGTCCCCGGCCCCGCGATGGACTTCATGGGCGAAGCGCTTCGCTGGTGGGACCGCTGGCTCAAGGGGGTGGAGACCGGCATCATGGACGAGCCGCAACTCCGCGCGTGGATCCAGGAGAGCCTCCCGCCCGACGCCGGCCACGCCGAACGCGAGGGCCGCTTCGTGGGGGAGCCGGCCTGGCCCAGCCCGAACGTCCAGCCGACCGCCCACCCCCTCGCCGAGGGGCGCCTGGCCGCGCCGGGCGAAGCGACCGAGGACGCCACCTGGACGGTCTCGAGTCCGGTCGGGACCGCCATGGAGGCGGGCGACTGGTGCAGCTACGGCAGCCCCGGCGACCTGCCCACCGACCAGCGCGCCGCCGACGGCAAGTCGCTCGTGTTCGACGGCCCCGTGCTGGACGCGCCCCTCGAGATCCTCGGCGCGCCGGTCCTGGAGGTGGCGCTCCGCAGCGACCAGCCGCAGGCCAACCTCTACGTCCGCCTCGAGGACGTCCGGCCGGACGGCGGCGTGAGCCGCGTCAGTTACGCCCTGTTCAACCTCACGCACCGCGACTCGCACGCCGAGCCCACCCCGCTCGAGCCGGGCGCGACGTACCCGGTGCGCATCCAACTCAACGACGTCGGCTACCGCTTCCCCGCCGGCCACCGCGTCCGCCTCGCGATCGCGACCGACGCGTGGCCGTTGGCGTGGACGTCGCCGTCGCTCGCCTCGATCGAGATCGACGCGAAGGACGGCCGCTTCACGCTGCCGGTCCGCCCGCCCCGCGACGGGGACGGCGAGGTGACGGTGCTGCAGCCGCCCCGCAACGCGCCGCCCACGCCGCGGACGTTCGTCGAGCCCACCTCCCTCGAGCGCGAGGTCACGTACGACGTCCTGACGGGGGAAACCACCCTCGAGGTCCGCGCCGACGGCGGGACGGTCGTCTTCCACGACACCGACGCGGTCGTCACCCTCGCGCAGGTGTTGCGGTACGTCCACCGCGGGAACGACCCCACGTCCGCGCGCACCGAGGCGCACAACGTCGTGCAGTTCCAGCGCGGCGACTGGGACGCGTCGTTCGAGACGCGGACCGGCATGTGGGCCGATGCCGACGCCTTCTACGCCTACTCCAAGGTCGACGCCTTCGACGCCGGTGAACGCGTCTTCGAACGCGAACGCGAAGAGCGGTACGAGCGCGACCACGTTTGACGCTGCACCACGCGGACCGGCGCACCCCGCGCCGACGCCGGACCCCGCGACGTTCTCGGCGCGCAGAACGGGAGATCGCATGACCCCCCGCACCCCCACGACCCAGACCCCCGCCGTCCGGCCTCTGGCCTGGCTCGCGGCGCTCGTCCTGCTGCTCGGCAGCGCCGTCGCGCAGGACGCCGACCCCGACACCCTGTCGGTCCGCGCGCGCAGCGGCATCGACATCGCCACGATGGATCCCGCGTACTACAACGGCAACGAGGAGTTCAACCTCGACCTGGCGATCTACAGCAAACTCATGCGCTTCGAGGAGGGCTCCGGCGAGGTCGTCCTCGACGCCGCGGAGAGCGTCGAGGTCAGCGAGGACGGCCTCACGATCGACTTCACCCTCAAGGAGGGCATCCAGTTCCACCACGGCTACGGGGAACTCACCGCGGAGGACGTCAAGTTCTCCTTCGAGCGGATCGCCGACCCGGCGAACGAGTCGCCCTACGCTTCGGAGTGGAGCACCCTCGACCGGGTCGAGGTGCTCGGGCCGTACGAGGGCCGCATCCACCTGAACGAGGTGTACGCGCCGCTGTTCACCTCCTCGATCCCGTTCACGACCGGCAGCATCGTCTCGAAGGCCGCCTTCGAGGACCGCGGGGAGCGCATCGCGACGAACCCGGTCGGTTCCGGCCCCTACGCGTGGGCGGCCTGGGAGCCGAACCAGGCGATCGTGCTGGAGCGGTTCGACGCCTACTACGGCGAGGCGCCGGACTTCGAGACGATCCGCGTCGAGCCGATCGTCGATCCCCTCATCGCGGAGTTCTCGTTCGACGTCGGTGAGCTCGACGCGACCGAGATCTCGCTCGAGTCGGTCGAGCGCTACCAGGAGGAGGACGACGTCGTCGTGACGATCCTCGACACCCTGCGCTACCACTGGTTGGGCTTCAACCAGTCCGCCGCGCCGTTCGACGACGTCCGCGTCCGGGAGGCGATCCGCTACGCCGTGAACGTCGACGAGATCCTCACCGGCGCCTACAACGACGTGCCGAACCGCGCGAACACGATGCTGGCGCCCGACGTGCTGGGCCACTGGGCCGACGCGCCGGCGTACCAGCCGGACCTCGAGCGCGCCCGCGCCCTGCTCGCCGAAGCCGGCTACGAGGGCGGCTTCGAGACGACGTTGATCACGAACGAGGTGCCCTACCACCAGCAGGCGATCGCCATCGTCCAGCAGCAGCTGGCGCAGGTCGGCATCGACGCCGAGATCCAGATCGTCCAGAACATGTACGAAAGCATCGGGCAGGGCGGCATGGAGGGCATCCACTACGCCAGCTTCTCCGCGGTGCTCGACCCCGGCTACTGGTTCGAGTGGTTCTCCTGCGACCAGGTCGGCGCCTGGAACTACTGGCACTGGTGCAACGAGGAGTACGACGCGTTGAAGGCGGAGGCGACCCGGACCTCCGACCCCGACGAGCGCGCTGCGGCGTACGTCCGCATGCAGCAGCTCATCGACGAGGACGTCGCGGCGATCTGGACCACCAACGGCGCCAGCGTGTACGTCCACCGCGAGGGCGCGGTCGACCCGTCGTTCGTCGCGAACTACGCGCAGTACCCGTTCTGGGACAAGCCGGCCGAGTAACGCACGGTCCGGTCCGCGTCGCTCCTGCGGCGCGGACCGACCCGGAAAGGATCCCCATGCCCGCCTCGTTTCAGGGGCCGACGTGATCGAGTTCGTCCTCCGCCGGCTGCTGGCCTCCGTCGCGACGGTGGTCGGCGCGATGGTCCTGTTGTTCACGGTCCTGCGTTCGATCCCGGGCGACCCGGCGATCGTGATGCTGGGCCCCCGCGCGACCGACGCGATGATCGCGTCGATGCGGGAGCGCATGATGCTGGACGAACCGATCCTCGTGCAGCTCGGGGCGTTCCTGGGGAACGTCGCGCGCGGCGACCTCGGGACCGACGTCCTCAACGACCGCTCCATCCTGGTGATGGTCGCGGAGGTCCTGCCCTACACGATCGTGCTGGCGGTGGGCAGCATCCTGCTGGCGGTCGCGATCGGCGTGCCCCTCGGGGCGTTCGCCGCCGCCTACCGCAACAGTTGGATGGACCGCGTCACGGCGTTCCTGTCGGTCGCCTTCATCACCGTCCCGCCGTTCGTGGCGGGGTTGCTGTTGCTCCTGGCGTTCTCGGTGCAGCTGCGTTGGTTCCCGGTCAGTGGCGGTGGGGCGCCCGGCGACCTGCTGGATCAGGCCCGCCACCTGGTGTTGCCCCTCGTCGCGCTCGCGCTCACGTGGGTCGGCTACATCGCGCGGTTGATCCGTTCCTCGGTCCTCGAGGAGATCGCCAAGGACCACGTGCGGACCGCCCGCAGCAAGGGCCTCGCGCCCGGGCGGGTGTTGTTCAAGCACGTCCTGCGCGGCGCGTTGATCCCCACGATCGCGGTGTTGGGCGTGGGGTTCGGGAACCTGCTCGGGGGCACGGTGCTGATCGAGATCATCTTCGCGCGCCCCGGCCTGGGGTACCTGATCCTCAACGCGATCGAATCGCGCAACTTCCCCGTGGTGCAGGGCGGCCTGGTGGTCGCGGTGTTCCTGTACACGATGGCGAACCTCCTGGCCGACCTGTCCTACGGCCTGGTGGACCCGCGGATTCGGCAGGCGTGACGTGACCACCCGAGCCGCCCCCCGCTTCCGCACGCGCCTGCGCCGCAGCCTCCTGGGGCGCCTCCTGCGCGACGCCACCGGCGCGACCGGGACGGCGTTCGTCGTCCTCATCGTGGTCCTGGCGCTCTTCGCGCCGTGGATCGCGCCGTACGAACCGCAGGAGATCGACGTCCTGCAACGCCTCGCCGGCCCCAACGCCGACCACTGGATGGGCACCGACCAGCTCGGGCGCGACACCTTCAGTCGCCTCGTGTACGGCGCCCGCCTGGCGCTGCTGGTCGCCCTTCCCTCGGTGCTCCTCGGGGCGGTGCTGGGCATGGTGCTCGGCCTGCTCGCGGGGTACTACCGCGGGTGGGTGGAGACGGTGCTGTTGTGGGTGTTCGACGTCGTCCGGTCGTTCCCGGCACTGTTGTTCGCGATCGCGATCATCACCCTGACCGGGCCCAGCCTGACGGTGTTGATCCTCATCATGGCGCTCACCCGCTTCCCCTCCTACGGGCGCCTCATCCGCGCGCAGACGCTGAAGATGCGCGAGGAGGAGTACGTGACCGCCTCGCAGGCGCTCGGGGCGTCGGCCAACCGGACGATGGGGCGCCACATCCTCCCGAACGCCGTCGCGCCGCTCTTCATCCAGGCGGCGATGGACATCCCCGTCGTCGTGACCTTCGAGGCGGGCCTGAGTTTCCTCGGGCTCGGCGTGCCGCCCCCCACCCCCTCGTGGGGCACGATCCTGCGGGAGGGCTACACGTACGTCCGGGCGACGCCCTGGATGATCCTGTTCGGCAGCGGCTTTTTGGTCGTCGCGACGCTCGGCTTCACGTTCTTCGCCGAAGCGCTCCGCGACCTGTTCGACGTCAAGGTCCGCAACGACGACGCGGCCTGAGCCCGGGCGCCCGTCGTGGGGCGGGGGCGCGTCGCACGGATGGACGCGCGACGCCTGACGTCGTACGGTCCAGGGCATGTCCCTTCTCGTGACCGCCGACCGCCTGCTGTCCGCCGATGGCACGTCGTTGCTCGACCGCCACGCCCTCCTCGTGGACCGCGGGTGGATTCGTGCGGTGGGTCCCGAACCCTCGCTGGCGCCGCGCGCCCGCGAACGACTCGATCTCGGAGACGCCACGATCCTGCCCGGTTTCGTCGACGCGCACACGCACCTGTCCGTTCGGCCCGGGGAGGGGGACCAGCACGGTCAGTTGGCTCGGCCCACGCCTTGGTTGGCGTTGCGGGCGGCCCAACACCTCGAGACGATCGTGGCCTCGGGGGTCACGACCGCTCGCATCATGGGGGAGCCGGGCGGGATCGACCTGGCCGCAAAGGACTTGGTCGACGCGGGCGACGTGCTGGGGCCGCGCCTCCGGGTGGCGGGACCCGCGCTGTCCGCCACGCACGGGCACGGGGTGGCGCTGGGGGTGGCGGATGGCGTGGACGGCGTCCGCGCTGCGGTGCGGCGCAACGTCGCCGCTGGTGCCGACCACGTCAAGATCTTCGTAACGGGCGGCGTGTCGAGTGCCTCCGGCGGGCTGTACGACCACCACTACACACGCGAGGAGGTCCGTGCCGTCGTCGAGGAGGCGCATCGCGTGGGGCGCCGGGTCGCGGCGCACGCCCACGGTGGGCCGGGCGTCACGATCTGCGCCGAGGAGGGCGTCGACTCGATCGAGCACGGAAGTCTGTTGACCGAGGAGAACGTGGACGCCATGGCGCGGCACGGGACGTCGCTGGTGCTGACGAAGTCGATCGCCTACCATCCCGACGGCATCGAGCGGGGAGATGCCTCGAATCCGGACGTGTTCGCGAAGTTGCGTGCGGCGCGGGAGGCGGACGCCGTGGCCTTCGAGCGCGTGCGGGCGGCCGGGTTGGCCTTCGCGGTCGGGACCGATGCGATGCATGGGTACTTCGGGGAGGAGGTCGTTTGGCTCGTCGATCGAGGCGTCCCCGTTGCGGAGGCGTTTCGGGCCGCGACGTGGGAGGGGGCGCGGGTGCTCGAGGAGACGCCCGACGTCGGGCGCCTCGACGTCGGGTACCGCGCGGACGTGGTGGCGCTCGAGGGGAACGCGTTCGCGTCGCCTCACGAGGCGGTGCGGTCGGTGCGGATGGTGATGCAGGCGGGACGGGTTCGCCTCGGTGCCGAGCCCGTCCCGACCTGAGGGTCCGTCAGCGCGCCCAGACGGTGTCGAGCACGCGCAGGGTGTTGCCTCCGATCACCTTGGCGACGTCCTCGTCCGCATAGCCGTGCGCGACGAGCCAGCGCACGATGTTGGGGAACGATTCGGTCGGGTTTTCGAGCCCCTCGACGTAGGGCACCTTTTCGTACTCGAGGGCGCCCTTCGACGCACCGAGCGACAGCTGGGCGGTGAGGGCGTCGTGAAGCCCGACGTGATCGCCGTACAGCGCGTCGGGGCCGAACGTGACGTGGTCGATGCCGACGAGGTCCACGCAGTACTCGAAGTGCTCCATGAACGATTCGATCGAGTGGCGCCGGTGGCGCTCGGTCAGGGTCGTGTGGGGGGCGGCTTCGATGCCGACGACGCCCCCCTTCTCCGCGCAGGCGCGGAGGACGTCGTCGGGCTTGAGGCGGCGCGAGTCCCAGAGGCCGCGTGCGCCGGAGTGGGTGATGAAGACGGGGGCGTCGCTGGCTTCGATCGTGTCGAGGCTGGTCCGGTCTCCGGCGTGCGAGACGTCGATCGCCATGCCCAGGCGGTTCATGCGGGTCACCGCCTTCCGGCCGAAGGTGGTGAGGCCGCCGTCGTGGGGCTCCTTGAGGCCGGAGCCGAGGGCGTTCGCCTCGCTGTAGGCGATCCCGAGGCAGCGCACGCCCAGCCCGTAGAGCACGTCGATGCGGTCGACTTCGTTCTCGATCATGGCGGCGCCCTCGAGGGAGACGACGAAGGCGATGCGACCCTCCTGCTTGGCGCGTCGAACGTCGTCGGTGGTCGTGGCGAGCGTCACCATGTCCTGGTGCGCGATGTCGGACAAGCGCATGCCGAGGTCGAAGATCACGTCGTCCCACTTCCAGCCGTTCTTGGAGGTGATCATGGCGGTGCCGTTCATCAGGTTGTCGAACACCGCGTCCAAGCCCGCCTCGGCGAGGCCCGCGTAGCCGGTCCAGTCGCGCCCCTGCCGACGAAAGGCGAGGAAGTCGTCGAGGTTCTCCGGCGCGACGAAGCAGTGATCGTGCAGCGAGATCACCAGGTTCTCCCGCACGAGGCGGCGAACGCGGGCCTCCTGCTCGTCGTCCACGGGGTAGCGGAACGCCGGAACACGGTCGGTCTGGCGCGCGAGGGGGTAGGCCACGTAGTCCTCCCCGGGGACCAGGTAGGCGAAGCTCTCGTAGCCGTCGTAGCGTTTGTCCTTCATCGTGGGCTCCTTTCGGGACCGACCGACGCGCTCAGCGAAACGCCGTTTCGGTGCACGAACCAAGCGTAGCGTGTCGTGGGGTGGGCGCGGCGGCGGGGGGTCAGACGAGCTCGCGATCGACGCGCCCGAGCCGCCGGGAGACGTCGTCCGCGGCGGTGCGTGCGAGGCGCAGGTGCCTCTCGCGGGTGGCGTCGTCGAGACGAGCGACCGGTCCGGCGACGCTGATCGCGGCGATGACGTCGCCCCGGTGGTCGCGGATGGGCGCAGCGATCGAGAAGGCGCCCTCGTCCAGGTCTTCGAGGGCCACGTGGTAGCCCTGGCGGCGCACGCGGGCGAGCTCCTCGCGAAGTTGCGCCGGATCGGTGGTCGTCTTTCGCGTGTAGCCGGTCAGCTCCCCGTCGAGGACGGCGTCACGCACCTCGTCGGGCGCGTAGGCCAACAGGAGAACGCTGCCGCCACCGGCGTGGAGCGGACCGTGCCGGCCCACCTCGGCGTAGAGGCGGAGGTAGGCCTGGGATTGGCGAAGTGCGATGCAGACGCTGCGCGTACGTTCGCGGACGATGAGGTGGACGTTCTCGCCGGTCGCTTCGGAGAGGCCGTCCATGATGGGCCCGGCGGTGTCCGGCAGCGACGCCTGCTCGCGAGCGTGGTCGCCGAGGAACAACGCGCGATAGCCGAGGCGGAACGTACGGGTATCCGGATCCTTGAGAACGTAGCCACGCTGCTCGAGGGTGAAGAGGAGGCGGAACACGTGACTCTTGGTCGACCCCATGAGGTCGGCGAGGTGCGTGACGCCGACGTCGGGGTGTTCCGCCAGGGTTTCGAGGAGATCGATCGCTCGGTCGACCGATGCGATGGTGTAGGACATCGAGGGCTCCCATCTCCGCTGCGTCGTCGCGCGCCAGTGTAGTCCATCCGCGCCGTGTTGACACCTCGGCGACCCCCCGCTACACTCGCGCATCGCCTCGACCGCCGCATAGTTATGATCGGAAACGGTGTTTCGAAAGGCGAAACGGAGAGAAGGAGGCGTCATGAACATTCTGTACCTC
This genomic window contains:
- a CDS encoding CocE/NonD family hydrolase is translated as LAARIWLPEGAEDAPVPAILEYLPYRRRDRTRVRDDAHHPYMAGHGYAAIRVDMRGTGDAEGILHDEYLLQEQLDGIEVIEWIARQPWCDGGVGMIGISWGGFNGLQIAAHAPEALKAVITMCSTDDRYADDIHYMGGTMLTDNWMWANSMYGRNFMPPDPATFGEGWRETWLKRLDEGRFWLEPWLEHQRRDAFWEHGSVCENPAAIRCPVFAVGGWADGYSNAIPRLLETLDVPRLGLIGPWAHIYPDQGVPGPAMDFMGEALRWWDRWLKGVETGIMDEPQLRAWIQESLPPDAGHAEREGRFVGEPAWPSPNVQPTAHPLAEGRLAAPGEATEDATWTVSSPVGTAMEAGDWCSYGSPGDLPTDQRAADGKSLVFDGPVLDAPLEILGAPVLEVALRSDQPQANLYVRLEDVRPDGGVSRVSYALFNLTHRDSHAEPTPLEPGATYPVRIQLNDVGYRFPAGHRVRLAIATDAWPLAWTSPSLASIEIDAKDGRFTLPVRPPRDGDGEVTVLQPPRNAPPTPRTFVEPTSLEREVTYDVLTGETTLEVRADGGTVVFHDTDAVVTLAQVLRYVHRGNDPTSARTEAHNVVQFQRGDWDASFETRTGMWADADAFYAYSKVDAFDAGERVFEREREERYERDHV
- a CDS encoding ABC transporter substrate-binding protein, giving the protein MTPRTPTTQTPAVRPLAWLAALVLLLGSAVAQDADPDTLSVRARSGIDIATMDPAYYNGNEEFNLDLAIYSKLMRFEEGSGEVVLDAAESVEVSEDGLTIDFTLKEGIQFHHGYGELTAEDVKFSFERIADPANESPYASEWSTLDRVEVLGPYEGRIHLNEVYAPLFTSSIPFTTGSIVSKAAFEDRGERIATNPVGSGPYAWAAWEPNQAIVLERFDAYYGEAPDFETIRVEPIVDPLIAEFSFDVGELDATEISLESVERYQEEDDVVVTILDTLRYHWLGFNQSAAPFDDVRVREAIRYAVNVDEILTGAYNDVPNRANTMLAPDVLGHWADAPAYQPDLERARALLAEAGYEGGFETTLITNEVPYHQQAIAIVQQQLAQVGIDAEIQIVQNMYESIGQGGMEGIHYASFSAVLDPGYWFEWFSCDQVGAWNYWHWCNEEYDALKAEATRTSDPDERAAAYVRMQQLIDEDVAAIWTTNGASVYVHREGAVDPSFVANYAQYPFWDKPAE
- a CDS encoding ABC transporter permease — translated: MIEFVLRRLLASVATVVGAMVLLFTVLRSIPGDPAIVMLGPRATDAMIASMRERMMLDEPILVQLGAFLGNVARGDLGTDVLNDRSILVMVAEVLPYTIVLAVGSILLAVAIGVPLGAFAAAYRNSWMDRVTAFLSVAFITVPPFVAGLLLLLAFSVQLRWFPVSGGGAPGDLLDQARHLVLPLVALALTWVGYIARLIRSSVLEEIAKDHVRTARSKGLAPGRVLFKHVLRGALIPTIAVLGVGFGNLLGGTVLIEIIFARPGLGYLILNAIESRNFPVVQGGLVVAVFLYTMANLLADLSYGLVDPRIRQA
- a CDS encoding ABC transporter permease, yielding MTTRAAPRFRTRLRRSLLGRLLRDATGATGTAFVVLIVVLALFAPWIAPYEPQEIDVLQRLAGPNADHWMGTDQLGRDTFSRLVYGARLALLVALPSVLLGAVLGMVLGLLAGYYRGWVETVLLWVFDVVRSFPALLFAIAIITLTGPSLTVLILIMALTRFPSYGRLIRAQTLKMREEEYVTASQALGASANRTMGRHILPNAVAPLFIQAAMDIPVVVTFEAGLSFLGLGVPPPTPSWGTILREGYTYVRATPWMILFGSGFLVVATLGFTFFAEALRDLFDVKVRNDDAA
- a CDS encoding amidohydrolase family protein, producing the protein MSLLVTADRLLSADGTSLLDRHALLVDRGWIRAVGPEPSLAPRARERLDLGDATILPGFVDAHTHLSVRPGEGDQHGQLARPTPWLALRAAQHLETIVASGVTTARIMGEPGGIDLAAKDLVDAGDVLGPRLRVAGPALSATHGHGVALGVADGVDGVRAAVRRNVAAGADHVKIFVTGGVSSASGGLYDHHYTREEVRAVVEEAHRVGRRVAAHAHGGPGVTICAEEGVDSIEHGSLLTEENVDAMARHGTSLVLTKSIAYHPDGIERGDASNPDVFAKLRAAREADAVAFERVRAAGLAFAVGTDAMHGYFGEEVVWLVDRGVPVAEAFRAATWEGARVLEETPDVGRLDVGYRADVVALEGNAFASPHEAVRSVRMVMQAGRVRLGAEPVPT
- a CDS encoding membrane dipeptidase encodes the protein MKDKRYDGYESFAYLVPGEDYVAYPLARQTDRVPAFRYPVDDEQEARVRRLVRENLVISLHDHCFVAPENLDDFLAFRRQGRDWTGYAGLAEAGLDAVFDNLMNGTAMITSKNGWKWDDVIFDLGMRLSDIAHQDMVTLATTTDDVRRAKQEGRIAFVVSLEGAAMIENEVDRIDVLYGLGVRCLGIAYSEANALGSGLKEPHDGGLTTFGRKAVTRMNRLGMAIDVSHAGDRTSLDTIEASDAPVFITHSGARGLWDSRRLKPDDVLRACAEKGGVVGIEAAPHTTLTERHRRHSIESFMEHFEYCVDLVGIDHVTFGPDALYGDHVGLHDALTAQLSLGASKGALEYEKVPYVEGLENPTESFPNIVRWLVAHGYADEDVAKVIGGNTLRVLDTVWAR
- a CDS encoding IclR family transcriptional regulator; the protein is MSYTIASVDRAIDLLETLAEHPDVGVTHLADLMGSTKSHVFRLLFTLEQRGYVLKDPDTRTFRLGYRALFLGDHAREQASLPDTAGPIMDGLSEATGENVHLIVRERTRSVCIALRQSQAYLRLYAEVGRHGPLHAGGGSVLLLAYAPDEVRDAVLDGELTGYTRKTTTDPAQLREELARVRRQGYHVALEDLDEGAFSIAAPIRDHRGDVIAAISVAGPVARLDDATRERHLRLARTAADDVSRRLGRVDRELV